One genomic region from Microcystis panniformis FACHB-1757 encodes:
- a CDS encoding DUF4438 domain-containing protein: MNNSRPDSANSLRINQPDLVMVAVAGQIAHPVGQANPYRIGHDGIPRILPATGGIVLNQRVGDRCVGLMGDHIEPGVALHNNSREIIGSRRGPNLALITYACLGNRARVITGPATGQSGLVTGKHGGVDHVLVDFPPAVLRRLRIGDRVQIYSYGLGLKLLDYPDLRLFNCSPDFLRRWGLIPGDRGLQVPVTHFVPAAAMGSGLGKNTVWRGDYDIQLFDPQLRRRYRLDTLRFGDLVAIGSADTRHGPSYRQGRITFGIIVHGDSTVSGHGPGVMPLLTGSCQRLQPLYDGGANFAALFNLRSLPPAQVYSPLVNPSGITPRSREVSVSH; encoded by the coding sequence ATGAATAATTCACGACCAGATAGTGCCAATTCCCTCCGTATTAACCAACCAGACTTAGTAATGGTGGCCGTTGCCGGTCAAATTGCCCATCCGGTCGGTCAGGCTAATCCCTATCGCATCGGTCATGATGGCATACCCCGAATCCTTCCGGCCACCGGGGGAATTGTCCTCAATCAACGGGTTGGCGATCGCTGTGTGGGTTTAATGGGGGATCATATTGAGCCGGGGGTGGCTCTCCATAATAATAGTCGGGAAATTATCGGCAGTCGTCGCGGCCCCAATCTCGCCCTGATTACCTATGCTTGTCTGGGCAATCGCGCTAGGGTGATTACCGGTCCTGCCACGGGTCAATCGGGTCTGGTGACGGGAAAACATGGGGGAGTAGACCACGTTTTGGTAGATTTTCCCCCTGCGGTTTTGCGTCGCTTACGGATCGGCGATCGAGTGCAAATCTATAGTTATGGTTTGGGGTTAAAATTATTAGACTATCCCGATCTGCGTTTATTTAACTGTTCCCCCGATTTCCTGCGGCGTTGGGGTTTAATTCCGGGTGATCGCGGTTTACAGGTCCCCGTGACTCATTTTGTCCCTGCTGCCGCTATGGGTTCGGGATTAGGCAAAAATACGGTCTGGCGCGGTGATTACGATATCCAGCTATTTGATCCGCAACTTCGCCGTCGCTATCGTCTCGATACTCTTCGATTCGGCGATTTGGTTGCCATTGGCTCGGCGGATACCCGTCACGGTCCTAGTTACCGTCAAGGTCGGATTACTTTCGGGATTATCGTCCATGGCGATAGTACGGTCAGTGGTCATGGTCCCGGGGTTATGCCTTTACTAACAGGTTCCTGCCAACGTTTACAACCTCTCTATGATGGCGGGGCTAATTTTGCCGCTCTGTTTAATTTGCGATCGCTACCCCCCGCTCAAGTCTATTCTCCTCTGGTCAATCCTTCCGGAATTACTCCTCGGTCTAGGGAAGTTTCTGTTAGTCACTAG
- a CDS encoding Uma2 family endonuclease, with translation MTATLLAPPAEIIHLSGISWETYETLLEEMSDRRLRLTYNRGNLEIMAPSPEHEFSKTLIGRFVETLAEESAVPIYPLGSTTFKRPKLSGAEPDECFYIDNIEAVRGKKRLDLNEDPAPDLVIEIDVTSSSQNRLQVYADLGVAEVWVYNGESLVIQQLQNGTYITSPTSQFFPNLPILEIAIFLQQAGQTDYLELVKAFRNWVRSQLEK, from the coding sequence ATGACTGCAACACTGCTCGCACCACCGGCTGAAATAATTCACCTGTCCGGGATTAGCTGGGAAACCTACGAAACGCTGCTAGAAGAAATGAGCGATCGCCGTCTGCGGCTGACCTACAATCGTGGCAATTTAGAAATCATGGCTCCTTCCCCAGAACACGAATTTAGTAAAACCCTCATCGGTCGCTTTGTCGAAACCCTAGCGGAAGAATCAGCAGTCCCGATTTATCCCCTTGGTTCTACCACCTTTAAACGCCCTAAATTGAGTGGTGCAGAACCGGATGAATGCTTTTACATTGATAATATTGAGGCGGTTCGGGGGAAAAAGCGACTGGACTTAAATGAAGACCCTGCACCAGATTTAGTCATAGAAATTGATGTCACCAGCAGTTCTCAAAATCGCCTTCAGGTTTATGCAGATTTAGGCGTGGCAGAGGTTTGGGTTTATAATGGGGAATCTCTGGTCATCCAACAATTACAAAATGGCACTTATATTACCTCCCCAACAAGTCAATTTTTTCCTAATTTACCCATCTTAGAAATTGCTATATTTTTACAACAAGCTGGCCAGACAGATTACCTAGAGTTAGTAAAAGCATTTCGGAATTGGGTAAGAAGTCAGTTGGAAAAATAA